The proteins below come from a single Drosophila busckii strain San Diego stock center, stock number 13000-0081.31 chromosome X, ASM1175060v1, whole genome shotgun sequence genomic window:
- the LOC108607039 gene encoding tyrosine-protein phosphatase non-receptor type 9 isoform X4 has protein sequence MTNREDELLANIVGSVAAPQQPQLLTNGTNTTSATTIISAVHQLADSNTTVVTVSGSGEQQPTPATVAGTSNNSATQQQQQQQQQQQPAEPNENITINGLSPSHRATVAAAAAAAAGTQLKLNTSDSQVAAASAASGAATATATATQTVNGSGVARTASGNPAEFWSENPPSSASSGFSDDDSLAGQEGDPKTIEMIVQMVKDLGHQGLIKEYADIRNRAPEGTFLHARMRNNLTKNRYTDVLCYDHSRVVLARDEDEDELSDYINANFVDGYKQKNAYISTQGPLPKTSQDFWRMIWEQHCLVIVMTTRVMERGRVKCGQYWETTEETTLEFGNYQVRTISVECNEDYTVASLELKNLKTDEIRNVSHWQFTSWPDYGVPSTAMAMLNFLQKVRDKQAQLVRALGDTWAGHPRGPPIVVHCSAGIGRTGTFITLDICISRLEDVGTADIRGTVEKIRSQRAYSIQMPDQYVFCHLALIEYAYSRGMLQTVDLAGFDEREQESD, from the exons ATGACGAACCGTGAAGACGAACTGCTTGCCAACATTGTGGGCAGCGTGGCAGCCCCACAGCAGCCCCAGCTGCTCACCAACGGCACCAACACCACCAGCGCCACCACCATCATCAGTGCCGTGCATCAGCTGGCGGACAGCAACACAACTGTCGTCACCGTCAGCGGCAGTGGCGAGCAGCAGCCCacaccagcaacagttgctggcaCCTCTAACAACTCggccacgcagcagcagcagcagcagcaacagcagcagcagccggcggAGCCCAATGAGAACATCACAATTAATGGCTTGAGTCCCAGTCATCGCGCtactgttgccgccgccgccgccgccgccgccggcacTCAACTCAAACTCAATACAAGCGACAGTCAAGTGGCTGCTGCCTCAGCAGCAAGCGgcgcagcaacggcaacggcaacagcaacacaaacagTCAATGGCAGCGGCGTTGCACGCACGGCCAGCGGCAATCCCGCCGAGTTCTGGTCCGAGAATCCGCCCAGCAGCGCCTCATCCGGCTTTAGCGACGACGATAGTCTAGCTGGCCAGGAAGGCGATCCCAAGACAATCGAAATGATTGTGCAAATGGTCAAGGATCTGGGACACCAAGGTCTGATCAAGGAGTATGCGGACATCAGGAATCGTGCGCCCGAGGGCACATTTCTGCATGCGCG CATGCGCAACAACTTGACCAAAAATCGTTATACAGATGTCCTATGCTATGATCACAGTCGTGTGGTGCTGGCACGCGACGAGGATGAGGACGAGCTCTCCGATTACATAAATGCGAATTTTGTCGATGGCTACAAACAGAAGAATGCATATATTTCAACTCAAG GTCCATTACCAAAGACATCCCAGGACTTTTGGCGCATGATCTGGGAGCAACATTGTTTAGTTATAGTGATGACGACGCGCGTCATGGAGCGCGGGCGTGTTAAGTGCGGCCAATATTGGGAGACGACTGAAGAGACAACCTTAGAGTTTGGAAATTACCAAGTGCGAACAATTAGCGTTGAGTGCAATGAGGACTATACGGTTGCATCGCTAGAATTAAAGAATCTAAAG ACTGACGAAATTCGCAATGTGTCACATTGGCAGTTCACCAGCTGGCCGGACTATGGTGTGCCCAGCACTGCCATGGCCATGTTAAACTTTCTGCAAAAGGTGCGGGACAAGCAGGCACAGCTGGTGCGCGCTCTGGGCGACACCTGGGCCGGACATCCGCGCGGTCCGCCCATTGTGGTGCACTGCAGCGCTGGCATTGGACGCACAG GCACATTTATAACGCTGGACATTTGCATATCGCGGCTGGAGGATGTGGGCACGGCAGATATACGCGGCACCGTTGAGAAGATTCGCTCCCAGCGCGCCTATTCCATACAAATGCCGGATCAGTACGTCTTTTGCCACTTGGCGCTCATCGAGTACGCCTACTCACGTGGCATGCTCCAGACCGTCGACTTGGCTGGCTTCGATGAGCGGGAACAGGAATCCGATTAA